In the Lysinibacillus sp. PLM2 genome, one interval contains:
- the cstA gene encoding hypothetical protein — protein MITFLVCIVILIVGYFTYGKFVEKVFGSKPARPTPAYVNADGVDYVPMSTPKNSMIQLLNIAGTGPVFGPIAGALYGPVAFIWIVVGCIFAGAVHDYLTGMISIRNKGAHLPELAAKFLGKFMKHVVNVFALLLLILVGTVFVTSPAMLISNLMNGQVALAVIVGVIFFYYILATLLPVDKIIGRLYPIFGAVLLISAVGIGIGLLVTRAPIPELTFENMHPNNLPIFPLIFFTITCGALSGFHATQTPIISRTTKNENEGRKIFYGMMIAEGIIAMIWAAASMSLFGGYGGLNELITAGGPAAVVSEVSLLMMGSIGGTLAIIGVIILPITSGDTAFRAARMIIADYFKFAQSKLLSRLWIAIPLFIISYGLTKIDFNILWRYFSWANGVTAVIALWVGAMYLFLAKKNHWIATIPAAFMTSMCLVYILYEPTMGFGIPLNASYVGGAVLTAAIIAIFFISAYKQRGSSFLLDEDVSGFKVNKA, from the coding sequence ATGATTACGTTTTTAGTCTGTATCGTTATTTTGATTGTGGGTTATTTCACTTATGGGAAGTTTGTTGAGAAGGTATTTGGATCAAAACCAGCTCGTCCAACGCCTGCTTATGTAAATGCTGATGGAGTTGACTACGTACCTATGTCAACGCCAAAAAATTCAATGATTCAGTTATTAAATATTGCAGGAACTGGTCCAGTATTTGGTCCAATTGCAGGGGCTTTATATGGGCCTGTTGCATTTATTTGGATTGTAGTTGGATGTATTTTTGCAGGGGCAGTTCACGATTATTTAACTGGCATGATTTCTATTCGTAATAAGGGGGCTCACCTTCCTGAGCTTGCCGCAAAATTTTTAGGAAAATTTATGAAGCACGTTGTAAATGTATTTGCACTTTTATTACTTATTTTAGTTGGTACGGTTTTCGTTACTTCACCAGCAATGCTAATTAGTAATTTGATGAATGGGCAAGTTGCACTAGCTGTCATTGTAGGGGTTATCTTCTTCTACTATATTCTTGCTACATTGTTACCCGTTGATAAGATTATCGGACGTTTATATCCAATATTCGGGGCTGTTTTACTAATTTCAGCAGTAGGCATCGGTATCGGTCTGCTTGTAACAAGGGCACCTATTCCTGAATTAACATTCGAAAATATGCACCCAAACAACTTGCCGATTTTCCCATTAATTTTCTTTACGATTACTTGTGGGGCTTTATCTGGTTTCCATGCAACGCAAACACCAATCATTTCGCGTACAACAAAAAATGAAAATGAAGGACGCAAAATTTTCTACGGTATGATGATTGCTGAAGGTATTATTGCGATGATTTGGGCTGCTGCTTCTATGAGTTTATTTGGCGGTTACGGTGGTTTAAATGAATTAATTACAGCTGGTGGACCTGCTGCTGTAGTAAGTGAAGTTTCATTATTAATGATGGGCTCAATTGGTGGTACTCTAGCCATTATTGGGGTAATCATCTTACCAATTACCTCTGGTGATACGGCTTTCCGTGCAGCACGTATGATTATTGCAGACTATTTCAAATTTGCTCAATCAAAATTATTAAGCCGTTTATGGATTGCGATTCCTTTATTCATCATTTCCTATGGCTTAACAAAAATTGATTTTAATATTCTATGGCGCTACTTCTCATGGGCAAATGGTGTGACAGCAGTTATTGCCTTATGGGTCGGTGCAATGTATTTATTCTTAGCAAAGAAAAATCACTGGATTGCAACCATTCCAGCAGCCTTTATGACGTCCATGTGTCTTGTCTACATTTTATATGAACCAACCATGGGCTTCGGCATTCCACTAAATGCTTCTTATGTTGGTGGCGCTGTTTTAACAGCTGCGATTATTGCGATTTTCTTCATATCAGCTTATAAACAACGTGGTAGTTCGTTCTTGCTGGATGAGGATGTCTCAGGGTTTAAGGTGAATAAGGCTTAA
- a CDS encoding hypothetical protein (frameshifted, insertion at around 904625,904606) has protein sequence MDMKEQDGININLIDKVIANNNLWRAYKKVKANNGAPGIDGITVVELKSHMKKYFEPLKKKLKDGTYQPQPVKRVAIPKPDGSKRYLGIPSVLDRVVQQAILQVIEPIIDPHFSEHSFGFRKGRNAHQAIILAEKYYEEGYRVVVDCDLKNYFDTIHHQRLRAYLEEFISDKIVLKLIWKFLRSGILDRDIYIETKEGAPQGGPLSPILANVYLNKLDRELEKREHRFIRYADDFVIYVKSKRAGERVMESVSKFIEQDLQLVINQNKSKVCGATTSTFLGFNIQNLMGKLDADQVSRLNNDSKTS, from the coding sequence ATGGATATGAAAGAACAGGATGGTATCAATATCAATTTAATTGATAAAGTTATTGCAAATAATAATCTTTGGAGAGCTTATAAGAAAGTAAAAGCAAACAATGGTGCACCAGGGATTGATGGAATTACAGTAGTAGAATTAAAGTCACACATGAAGAAATATTTTGAACCTCTCAAAAAGAAGTTGAAAGATGGAACTTATCAACCTCAACCAGTTAAAAGAGTTGCCATACCCAAACCGGACGGTTCTAAAAGATATTTAGGAATACCAAGCGTTTTAGATAGAGTCGTCCAACAAGCTATTCTTCAAGTGATTGAACCCATTATAGACCCACACTTTTCAGAACATAGTTTTGGATTTCGGAAAGGCAGAAATGCCCACCAAGCAATTATATTAGCTGAAAAATATTACGAGGAAGGTTACCGCGTAGTAGTGGACTGTGACTTGAAAAATTACTTTGATACAATTCATCATCAAAGACTAAGAGCATATTTAGAAGAATTCATATCGGACAAAATTGTCTTAAAATTAATATGGAAATTCTTGCGTTCAGGGATCCTAGACCGGGACATCTATATTGAAACCAAAGAAGGTGCTCCGCAAGGTGGACCACTGTCTCCTATATTAGCAAATGTTTATCTAAACAAATTAGATAGAGAGTTAGAGAAAAGAGAGCATCGTTTTATTAGATACGCGGATGACTTTGTCATTTACGTGAAAAGTAAACGTGCTGGAGAGAGAGTTATGGAAAGTGTCTCAAAGTTCATTGAACAAGACTTACAACTCGTCATTAACCAAAACAAAAGTAAGGTATGCGGGGCAACAACTTCTACTTTTCTTGGGTTTAACATTCAAAATCTTATGGGAAAGTTGGATGCCGACCAAGTAAGTCGGCTAAACAACGATTCAAAGACAAGTTAA
- a CDS encoding hypothetical protein (frameshifted, deletion at around 904621) codes for MNGNFEEIVKKINQITTGWINYYGISRMKKFIIETQKWLNHRLRQLIWKRWKKPKTKYKMLRKYGVNHDDAMKLANSRKGYWRLSRSEILQRAITKEKLTKWRLKDISLLYEQRYLKG; via the coding sequence ATGAATGGAAATTTTGAAGAAATAGTCAAGAAAATTAATCAAATCACAACTGGATGGATTAATTATTATGGGATTTCAAGAATGAAGAAATTCATTATTGAGACACAGAAATGGCTTAACCATCGGTTAAGGCAACTTATATGGAAAAGATGGAAGAAACCAAAGACTAAATATAAGATGCTTCGTAAATATGGAGTAAATCATGATGACGCAATGAAATTAGCTAATTCCCGAAAGGGATATTGGAGACTTTCACGAAGTGAAATCCTTCAACGTGCAATAACAAAAGAAAAGCTCACAAAGTGGAGACTAAAAGATATCTCCTTACTTTATGAGCAACGATACTTAAAAGGTTGA
- a CDS encoding transposase, translating to MMTKNQINEREQFEMITIEQLVPKDHLVRKLDAAIDFKFIYPLVEHLYSTVGRPSIDPVVLFKMTFIQYTFGIRSMRQTIKEIETNMAYRWFLGFGFHTEVPHFSTFGKNYERRFQDTDIFEQIFYRILKEIMDCGFLSEDHVFIDSTHVKASANKRKYDKKLVRKETRAYEAKLQEELNIDREENGKKPFPPEKFENDEMKEIKESTTDPESGYYVKDERTKQFAYSFHTATDERGFVLGSIVTPGNIHDSHMLQPLVEKIIEHVGKPVAVVADAAYKTPAIANFLLENQMLPVLPYTRPKTKEGFFRKHEFVYDEYLNAYICPNNQLLKYTTTTKEGYRQYKSNPTVCTNCPFISQCTENKNHIKLIQRHIWEGYLEETEHLRHHFEVKEIYAKRKETIERVFADAKEKHGMRWTTLRGLKKLSMQAMLTFAAINLKSLLLGHGKLHKTR from the coding sequence ATGATGACGAAAAATCAAATCAATGAACGTGAACAGTTTGAAATGATAACTATTGAACAACTTGTACCAAAGGACCATCTGGTCCGTAAACTAGATGCTGCAATTGATTTTAAATTTATCTATCCATTAGTTGAACATCTATACTCCACTGTTGGAAGACCAAGTATTGATCCTGTTGTTCTATTTAAAATGACGTTTATTCAATATACATTCGGCATTCGTTCAATGCGCCAAACGATTAAAGAGATTGAAACGAATATGGCATATCGTTGGTTCCTAGGATTCGGCTTTCATACAGAAGTTCCACATTTTTCAACCTTCGGTAAGAACTATGAACGACGCTTTCAAGATACCGATATCTTTGAACAGATTTTTTACCGTATCTTAAAAGAGATTATGGACTGTGGTTTCTTATCAGAAGACCATGTTTTTATTGATTCTACACATGTAAAGGCAAGTGCTAATAAACGAAAGTATGATAAGAAACTTGTACGAAAAGAAACACGTGCTTATGAAGCGAAGCTTCAAGAAGAACTGAATATCGATCGTGAGGAAAACGGAAAAAAACCATTTCCACCGGAAAAATTTGAAAATGACGAAATGAAAGAAATCAAAGAAAGTACTACCGATCCTGAAAGTGGTTACTATGTAAAAGATGAACGTACGAAACAGTTTGCGTATTCATTTCATACAGCGACAGATGAAAGAGGATTTGTATTAGGCTCTATTGTCACTCCGGGGAATATACACGATAGTCATATGCTCCAGCCTTTAGTAGAAAAGATTATTGAACATGTCGGAAAGCCTGTAGCTGTGGTAGCCGATGCTGCTTATAAAACACCTGCGATTGCGAACTTTCTATTAGAGAATCAAATGTTACCTGTATTACCGTACACCCGCCCAAAAACAAAAGAAGGTTTCTTCCGTAAGCATGAGTTTGTTTATGATGAGTATCTTAATGCCTATATCTGCCCAAATAATCAGCTACTAAAGTACACTACGACAACTAAGGAAGGTTATCGCCAATACAAATCCAATCCAACGGTTTGTACGAATTGTCCTTTCATATCACAATGTACAGAAAATAAGAATCATATAAAGCTGATTCAACGACACATTTGGGAAGGGTACTTAGAGGAGACGGAACATCTGCGTCATCATTTTGAAGTAAAAGAGATATATGCAAAACGCAAAGAAACAATTGAACGTGTCTTTGCCGATGCTAAAGAAAAGCATGGTATGCGTTGGACAACCCTACGGGGCTTAAAAAAATTGTCCATGCAGGCGATGCTTACTTTTGCTGCTATAAATTTAAAAAGCTTGCTACTTGGACATGGAAAGCTGCATAAAACGAGATGA
- a CDS encoding GNAT family acetyltransferase: MNQRKGLVMREIRMDEMVQSIDLLNYVFQMSMSIKKDRRFVSEKSRQFNEGHAIGWFDGDHLVSQILSLPFQVNIYGVPYEMGGITAIGTYPEYSKQGLMDQLIKETLTIMREEGRYISYLFPFSIPYYRKKGWEIMSDIVEFQVKDTQFPHYKEVPGKIRRVNTRHQDLVSVYDRFSAKTHGAMIRNTIAWNEKFHEDYWEEKFVDTDVVLQAAVYYDEDDVPQAYMYYRIMEENFYIDEIVYLTEESRKGIWNFVSAHTSMVYNAYGKTTGNEPVAFLLEDSEIIQEVSPYFMARIVDVQKFLERFPFDEPNFHIRFAVFDRLVEWNNGTYDIESVDGQVTVNKVNDVDEDITVHLNIQTLVTMLLGYKRPKYLEKIERLRGKNETISTLEDILPIGIPTFIDYF, from the coding sequence ATGAATCAACGAAAGGGACTCGTGATGCGAGAGATACGAATGGATGAGATGGTGCAATCCATTGATCTTTTGAACTATGTCTTTCAAATGTCGATGTCCATAAAAAAAGATCGTCGTTTTGTTAGTGAAAAAAGTAGGCAGTTTAATGAAGGGCATGCAATTGGGTGGTTCGATGGCGACCACCTTGTGTCTCAAATCCTAAGCCTTCCATTCCAAGTTAATATTTATGGAGTTCCATATGAAATGGGGGGGATCACTGCCATTGGTACTTACCCTGAATATTCCAAGCAAGGACTGATGGATCAATTAATAAAAGAAACATTGACTATCATGCGAGAAGAAGGTCGATATATTTCATATTTATTCCCATTCTCTATCCCTTACTATCGAAAAAAAGGTTGGGAGATAATGAGTGATATTGTAGAGTTTCAGGTAAAAGATACTCAGTTCCCACATTATAAGGAAGTACCTGGAAAGATTCGTCGTGTGAATACGCGACACCAGGATTTAGTAAGTGTATATGATCGCTTTTCTGCGAAAACTCATGGCGCGATGATTCGTAATACAATTGCTTGGAACGAAAAATTTCACGAAGATTACTGGGAAGAGAAGTTTGTTGATACTGATGTTGTCTTACAGGCTGCGGTCTACTATGACGAAGACGACGTACCACAAGCTTATATGTATTACCGAATTATGGAGGAAAACTTCTATATAGATGAAATTGTTTATTTAACGGAGGAATCTCGTAAAGGGATATGGAATTTCGTTTCAGCGCATACTTCCATGGTTTATAATGCTTATGGCAAAACTACTGGAAATGAACCTGTTGCATTTTTGCTGGAAGATAGCGAGATTATTCAAGAGGTTTCGCCTTATTTTATGGCACGAATTGTAGACGTACAAAAATTTCTGGAACGCTTCCCATTTGATGAACCTAATTTCCATATACGATTTGCTGTGTTCGACCGTCTAGTTGAATGGAATAACGGCACATACGATATTGAGTCGGTCGATGGACAGGTGACAGTCAATAAAGTAAATGATGTGGATGAGGATATCACTGTTCATTTAAACATACAAACTCTAGTTACGATGCTCCTAGGTTATAAGCGCCCTAAATATTTAGAAAAAATTGAACGACTTAGAGGTAAAAATGAAACCATTTCTACTTTAGAGGATATACTACCAATTGGCATTCCGACGTTTATCGATTATTTCTAG